In Calothrix sp. PCC 7507, one DNA window encodes the following:
- a CDS encoding papain fold toxin domain-containing protein: protein MQEVLCLTNGADDSVIADLEEAIGNLVVRFPLLHCEECARTLKRWLKQRGIPGKLWRLSTQYDNEDFILSDRLEQQGCSETITENGVHYGVEVYGKIFDNLSRQGLSLEDWVQDFTSLSNQFTVEVIEEF from the coding sequence GTGCAGGAGGTGCTTTGTCTGACCAATGGTGCCGACGATTCAGTGATTGCCGACCTTGAGGAAGCGATCGGTAACCTTGTCGTTCGCTTTCCGCTGCTGCACTGTGAAGAATGTGCTAGAACCCTCAAACGATGGCTCAAACAACGCGGGATTCCTGGAAAACTATGGCGACTCTCGACCCAATATGATAATGAAGACTTTATCCTCAGCGATCGCCTCGAACAGCAGGGTTGCTCTGAAACCATTACGGAAAATGGCGTTCACTATGGAGTAGAAGTTTATGGAAAAATTTTTGATAATCTTTCCAGGCAAGGACTTTCACTAGAAGATTGGGTTCAAGATTTCACCTCCCTATCCAATCAATTTACAGTCGAAGTAATTGAAGAGTTTTAG
- a CDS encoding glycosyltransferase family 4 protein: protein MKILLSAYSCEPGRGSEPGVGWNFAREIARHHEVWVLTRTEESQKAIEAELARNPVPNLHFVYFTTPIFGNFWKLGQSGAMQIHYYFWQITAYFVARRLHQEIGFDVVQHVTFVKYSGPSFLSLLPIPFVWGPVGGGESAPKPFWQAFNWKNKVYEILRILVRSIGENDPFTLMTARRSAVVYSTTEDTAVRVKKMGCSHVKILSESGLSQQEIDLLAQVPQPDSSPVRFISMARLLHWKGIHLGLQAFAQAKLPDAEYWIVGDGAEFQRLQNLAASLGIAKEVKFWGRLPRQQTLERLGECHVLVHPSLHDSGGWVCLEAMAAGRPVICLDLGGPAQQVTAETGFKILANNVEQTIADMAAAMVKIAGDAELRVTMGEAGQRLIRQNYTWEAKGQLLSELYAQIVACS, encoded by the coding sequence ATGAAAATACTTCTATCCGCTTACTCCTGTGAACCGGGGAGAGGTTCCGAACCTGGAGTGGGTTGGAACTTTGCCAGAGAAATCGCCAGACATCATGAAGTTTGGGTGTTAACCCGTACTGAAGAAAGTCAAAAAGCAATTGAAGCAGAACTAGCCCGCAATCCCGTTCCCAATTTACATTTTGTCTACTTCACCACCCCTATTTTCGGTAACTTTTGGAAGCTGGGACAAAGTGGGGCAATGCAAATCCACTATTATTTCTGGCAGATAACTGCTTATTTTGTTGCTCGTCGCCTACATCAAGAGATTGGTTTTGATGTGGTGCAACATGTCACATTTGTTAAATATTCTGGCCCCAGTTTTTTATCCCTACTTCCCATCCCTTTTGTTTGGGGTCCTGTTGGCGGCGGTGAATCTGCACCAAAACCATTTTGGCAAGCTTTTAACTGGAAGAATAAAGTATATGAAATCCTCCGGATTTTAGTCCGCTCAATTGGTGAAAATGACCCATTTACTCTGATGACTGCTCGTCGCAGTGCTGTAGTTTATTCCACAACGGAAGATACAGCCGTGCGAGTGAAAAAAATGGGATGTTCTCATGTAAAAATTCTCTCAGAATCGGGCTTATCCCAGCAAGAAATTGATTTACTTGCCCAAGTTCCCCAGCCAGATAGTTCACCAGTCCGCTTTATCAGCATGGCTCGGCTGTTACATTGGAAAGGCATACATCTGGGATTGCAAGCATTTGCTCAAGCCAAGCTACCCGATGCTGAATATTGGATTGTGGGTGATGGTGCTGAATTCCAACGCCTGCAAAATTTAGCCGCAAGTTTGGGAATTGCCAAGGAAGTTAAGTTTTGGGGCAGATTACCCAGACAACAAACCCTGGAAAGGTTGGGTGAGTGTCACGTCCTAGTCCATCCCAGTTTACATGATTCTGGTGGTTGGGTATGTCTAGAAGCAATGGCGGCAGGTCGTCCTGTTATTTGCCTCGATTTAGGAGGCCCAGCGCAGCAAGTAACTGCTGAGACAGGCTTTAAAATTCTCGCCAATAATGTTGAGCAAACTATTGCAGATATGGCTGCAGCAATGGTGAAAATAGCTGGTGATGCAGAATTGCGGGTGACAATGGGAGAAGCTGGACAGAGGCTGATTCGTCAAAATTATACGTGGGAAGCGAAAGGACAGCTATTGAGCGAGTTATACGCGCAAATTGTGGCGTGCAGTTAA
- a CDS encoding glycosyltransferase: MKIYIYVDNYSPQGDDFTYGGIRKVVDGFAAGLVACGAEVIVLCEGSQESIFQTTSGYKIACFANTSHELWFDVPKKFQKYLYENAKDSLVILNGVFHRRVYALSRFLKKNQIAYIVAPHEPYHPALFQKNAHLKWPYWYLLEKRMLKHARAIQLLDIRHAKYLNSLQVNTPFLEVPNGFSITELHSDSDFEWREKGIPKLFFFGRIDVYHKGLDLLLDAFAEVTEVCNCQLTIQGPDWGERKELEAKSAHLGLSRRVFFIEPDFDKSPPLIIAEYDIFCISSRFEGFSLSALEAMLAGRVLLVSEVAGIAPHVQKSGCGVLIKPEISSIKAGIIELLECRSQWQEMGLRGRQYVLENLHWHKIASRTLEQYKSLMA, translated from the coding sequence ATGAAAATTTATATTTATGTCGATAATTATTCCCCACAAGGAGATGATTTTACTTATGGAGGTATCCGAAAAGTTGTAGATGGCTTTGCTGCTGGACTTGTAGCTTGTGGTGCTGAGGTAATAGTTTTGTGTGAAGGCTCTCAAGAGAGTATATTTCAAACTACATCTGGTTATAAAATTGCATGTTTTGCAAATACAAGTCACGAATTATGGTTTGATGTACCTAAAAAATTCCAAAAATATCTTTATGAAAATGCTAAAGATAGCCTTGTAATTTTAAATGGTGTATTCCATCGACGGGTTTATGCATTATCTCGGTTTTTGAAAAAAAATCAAATAGCCTACATTGTAGCTCCTCATGAACCTTATCATCCGGCACTTTTTCAGAAAAATGCACATTTAAAATGGCCTTATTGGTATTTACTTGAAAAACGTATGTTGAAACATGCAAGAGCAATCCAGCTATTAGATATTCGTCATGCTAAATACTTAAATTCTCTGCAAGTTAATACACCATTTTTAGAAGTACCTAATGGCTTTTCAATCACCGAATTACATTCTGATTCAGATTTTGAATGGAGAGAAAAGGGAATTCCCAAATTATTCTTTTTTGGGCGTATAGATGTATATCATAAAGGGTTGGATCTATTACTAGATGCATTTGCCGAGGTGACAGAAGTTTGCAATTGTCAGCTAACCATCCAAGGTCCAGATTGGGGTGAAAGAAAAGAATTAGAAGCGAAATCTGCTCACCTTGGATTGTCAAGAAGAGTTTTTTTTATTGAACCTGATTTTGATAAATCCCCTCCTTTAATCATTGCCGAGTACGATATATTTTGCATTTCCTCACGCTTTGAAGGTTTTAGCCTCTCAGCACTAGAAGCAATGCTTGCTGGTCGAGTTTTGCTAGTTTCAGAAGTTGCTGGAATCGCCCCCCATGTACAGAAAAGTGGCTGCGGTGTTCTTATCAAACCAGAGATATCATCAATTAAAGCGGGAATTATCGAACTTTTAGAATGCCGTTCTCAGTGGCAAGAAATGGGATTGAGAGGACGGCAATATGTGCTAGAAAATTTACACTGGCACAAAATAGCTTCTCGTACTTTGGAGCAATATAAATCCCTAATGGCTTAA
- a CDS encoding DEAD/DEAH box helicase: MITMNDYEADHQKLQTQLTQTYRQLRPLEEKIVQLFSVIYESINRNSFLECFNYIGARDQNYRPFVNATLKPYIDGLLAAGLLVQEQGRGPQCHPLLVEIATRSAVKAGCFEVMAKTVHDKLGVKTRRQDGPLIFERKSQFIREVRIGLYSQNLSLINKQIADYNRSNYSNDEISIENIFEQVCNNPFDADWFRTLPQELYDNCISIILINAALKCSPADEAFALLQEECATEDGHSSNYLHIILTEQLLLRGCIQEAQETLECISADYQNNAAVYRGWLNFLRGDNQQAITDYTTGLRAMKKATGKRQVYFSTMGGLFFILALIKDAAPEHLQEALDYTSLLARQSDHWLRSIYAQLKLWLQIQSGDIAQKEFILSNRILFPEIHNSLETLFFALCHYWVDADRAKKHLPSVLEPLYSQAVKSSYHWLAMETAELLSRLKPNSTYDTQAEILREDIGIDSIVDVMQPQEPWEMCLNALSNLQKEPQAPIKAEAELRLAWFITFYPSKCVLQPREQKVNAKGEWSKGRPIAIKRLSGNLGELDYLTSHDLRVCGCIETFTSYDYGYRGKVEYTFSAKAISALIGHPLVFWEDAPTTRVEIVKGEPELIVKKGKRERLTLEFSPKLEPSQNILFVKETPTRIKVIEISAEHRRIAEIIGKENRLDVPATAEKQVLAAINAVSGIVTVHSDIGGGMAGAEEVPAHTIPHIHLLPANAGLKVSLLSRPFAQGGPYYRPGAGGETVIAEIDGKRLQTRRNLQEEKQLANASITACPSLTRAEEQDGEWLIEDPEDCLELLLELQALEDTVVLEWPEGEKLRVKHQADLKDFQMSIQRQQDWFAATGELKLDKDLVLDMQQLLELLDKTPSRFIPLGDGQFLALTQTFRKRLDELRTFSEKHSKGIRFHPLATLGLEDFVDEVGKVKADKHWKAHIERLKEVQNLQPELPSTFQAELRDYQMEGFSWLARLAHWGVGACLADQMGLGKTVQALAVILRNAQSGPTLIVAPTSVCMNWVSEAQRFAPTLNIIQFGGSVREASPTASRQQLLNNLQPFDMLVCSYGLLQQEEVSQMLSQVQWQTIVLDEAQAIKNMTTKRSQAAMNLKGSFKLITTGTPIENHLGELWNLFRFINPGLLGSFESFNQRFAIPIEKFQDKQVRNKLKKLIQPFLLRRLKNQVLEELPSRTEILLHVELSREEMAFYEALRHEAISKLTESGATAGHKHLQVLAEIMRLRRACCNPSLVMPDTELSSSKLQLFAEVLGDLLENHHKALVFSQFVDHLHIIRDYLDKQGINYQYLDGSTPAPERKKRVDAFQAGSGDVFLISLKAGGTGLNLTAADYVIHMDPWWNPAVEDQASDRAHRIGQQRPVTIYRLVAKDTIEDKIVDLHQHKRDLADSLLEGTDISGKISTEALLELIGV; encoded by the coding sequence ATGATTACCATGAACGATTATGAGGCTGATCACCAAAAACTACAAACGCAACTCACCCAAACATACCGTCAGCTAAGACCACTAGAAGAAAAGATTGTCCAACTGTTCTCGGTAATTTACGAATCGATCAACAGAAATTCGTTCTTGGAATGTTTCAATTACATCGGTGCGCGTGATCAAAATTACAGGCCTTTCGTTAACGCTACATTAAAGCCCTACATTGATGGATTACTAGCAGCAGGCTTGCTGGTTCAAGAACAGGGACGAGGACCTCAGTGTCATCCTTTACTAGTAGAGATTGCTACTCGCTCGGCGGTGAAAGCCGGCTGTTTTGAAGTCATGGCAAAAACGGTACATGACAAGCTAGGAGTAAAAACTCGTAGACAAGATGGTCCACTAATTTTTGAAAGGAAAAGCCAATTTATCAGAGAAGTCCGCATTGGTCTTTACAGCCAGAACCTCAGTTTAATTAACAAACAGATTGCAGATTACAACAGATCCAATTACAGCAATGACGAAATATCTATAGAAAATATCTTCGAGCAGGTTTGCAATAACCCATTCGATGCAGATTGGTTTCGCACCCTGCCACAAGAATTATATGACAACTGCATATCTATCATCTTGATCAATGCCGCACTGAAATGTTCTCCTGCAGATGAAGCCTTTGCCCTACTGCAAGAAGAATGCGCTACGGAGGATGGACATTCCTCAAACTACTTGCACATCATTTTGACAGAACAACTGCTGCTACGGGGTTGTATCCAAGAAGCACAAGAAACTTTAGAGTGCATATCCGCAGATTATCAAAATAACGCCGCCGTATACAGAGGTTGGTTGAATTTTTTACGCGGTGATAATCAACAAGCCATAACTGATTACACTACTGGTCTCAGAGCTATGAAAAAAGCCACGGGCAAGCGTCAAGTGTATTTTAGCACGATGGGCGGCTTGTTTTTTATCTTGGCACTGATCAAAGATGCTGCACCGGAACATCTCCAAGAAGCACTTGATTACACCAGTCTACTGGCACGTCAATCAGACCATTGGCTGAGGTCGATTTATGCACAGTTAAAACTCTGGCTGCAAATCCAATCAGGCGACATTGCACAAAAAGAATTCATCCTCAGCAACCGCATCCTGTTTCCGGAAATACATAACAGCCTAGAAACCCTGTTTTTCGCCCTGTGTCATTATTGGGTAGATGCAGATAGAGCCAAAAAACATCTACCCAGTGTGCTAGAACCTTTATATTCGCAAGCAGTGAAATCTAGTTATCACTGGCTGGCGATGGAAACAGCAGAACTTTTGTCTCGACTCAAACCCAACAGCACCTACGATACCCAAGCAGAAATTCTGCGCGAAGATATCGGTATAGACAGCATCGTTGACGTGATGCAGCCACAAGAACCTTGGGAGATGTGCTTAAACGCACTCTCCAATCTCCAGAAGGAACCCCAAGCACCTATAAAAGCTGAAGCAGAACTGCGCTTGGCATGGTTTATTACTTTCTACCCCAGTAAATGTGTCTTGCAACCACGGGAGCAAAAAGTTAACGCCAAAGGCGAGTGGAGTAAGGGTCGCCCCATAGCCATCAAGCGTTTAAGCGGAAATCTGGGTGAGCTTGATTATCTCACATCCCACGATCTCCGAGTATGTGGCTGCATTGAAACATTTACTTCCTACGACTACGGATATCGTGGCAAAGTTGAGTATACCTTCAGCGCCAAGGCAATATCTGCGTTGATTGGACACCCCTTAGTATTTTGGGAAGATGCACCAACCACCCGCGTAGAAATTGTCAAGGGAGAACCAGAACTAATTGTGAAAAAGGGCAAGCGAGAACGCTTAACTTTAGAATTTTCTCCCAAACTAGAGCCATCACAAAATATCCTTTTTGTCAAGGAAACCCCAACTCGCATCAAGGTAATTGAAATTAGTGCTGAACACCGACGCATCGCCGAGATTATCGGCAAAGAAAATCGCTTAGACGTACCTGCTACTGCTGAGAAGCAGGTCTTAGCCGCCATTAATGCTGTATCTGGCATCGTCACCGTCCATTCTGACATTGGTGGTGGTATGGCAGGAGCAGAAGAAGTACCAGCCCACACTATACCCCACATTCACCTGTTACCTGCCAATGCCGGATTAAAAGTATCCCTGCTATCTCGTCCCTTTGCCCAAGGTGGCCCCTACTACCGCCCTGGTGCGGGGGGTGAGACTGTGATTGCAGAGATAGATGGTAAGCGGCTGCAAACTAGACGCAATTTGCAAGAAGAAAAACAACTTGCCAATGCCTCAATCACAGCCTGTCCTAGCTTAACTCGCGCTGAAGAACAAGATGGTGAATGGCTCATAGAAGATCCAGAAGACTGTTTGGAATTGCTGCTGGAACTGCAAGCATTAGAGGACACAGTGGTGCTGGAATGGCCGGAAGGAGAAAAACTGCGTGTCAAGCACCAAGCAGACCTCAAAGATTTTCAGATGTCCATTCAACGCCAGCAAGATTGGTTTGCAGCTACTGGTGAGTTGAAACTGGATAAAGACCTAGTGCTGGACATGCAACAACTACTAGAACTCTTGGATAAAACCCCCAGCCGTTTTATCCCCCTTGGTGACGGTCAATTCCTGGCTTTAACCCAAACATTTCGCAAACGTCTTGATGAATTGCGGACGTTTTCAGAAAAACATAGTAAAGGTATCCGCTTTCACCCACTGGCAACATTAGGCTTAGAGGATTTTGTTGATGAGGTGGGCAAGGTAAAAGCAGATAAACACTGGAAGGCACACATCGAGCGTCTCAAGGAAGTGCAAAACCTGCAACCGGAACTCCCTTCTACCTTCCAAGCAGAACTGCGTGATTATCAAATGGAGGGATTCAGTTGGCTGGCGCGTCTGGCACATTGGGGTGTGGGAGCTTGTTTAGCAGACCAAATGGGACTCGGTAAGACCGTGCAGGCATTGGCTGTTATCCTCAGAAACGCTCAATCAGGGCCAACCCTGATTGTTGCCCCCACTTCGGTGTGTATGAATTGGGTGAGTGAGGCGCAGAGATTCGCTCCTACTCTTAATATTATTCAATTTGGTGGGAGCGTTCGCGAAGCGTCGCCTACGGCGAGTCGCCAGCAATTACTCAACAACTTGCAACCGTTTGATATGCTGGTGTGCAGCTACGGTCTTTTGCAGCAAGAAGAAGTATCGCAGATGCTTTCTCAGGTACAGTGGCAAACGATTGTGCTGGATGAAGCCCAGGCAATCAAAAATATGACCACCAAACGTTCCCAGGCTGCAATGAACCTCAAAGGTAGTTTCAAGCTGATTACCACCGGGACTCCAATTGAAAACCACCTTGGCGAATTGTGGAATTTGTTTCGCTTTATCAATCCTGGGCTGCTGGGTTCATTTGAAAGCTTCAATCAACGCTTTGCTATCCCGATTGAGAAATTTCAGGATAAACAAGTACGCAACAAACTGAAAAAACTCATTCAACCATTCCTGTTGCGTCGCCTGAAAAATCAGGTGCTGGAAGAATTACCCTCCCGTACCGAAATCCTCCTGCATGTGGAGTTGAGTCGGGAGGAAATGGCTTTCTATGAAGCGTTGCGTCATGAGGCTATATCCAAACTGACCGAAAGTGGGGCAACTGCTGGACACAAACATCTGCAAGTGCTGGCAGAAATTATGAGACTGCGCCGTGCTTGTTGTAATCCTAGTCTAGTGATGCCTGACACTGAACTATCCAGCTCGAAACTGCAACTTTTTGCTGAGGTGCTGGGGGATTTGCTGGAGAATCATCATAAGGCTTTGGTGTTTAGTCAGTTTGTTGACCATTTGCATATCATCCGCGATTATCTAGATAAGCAAGGTATTAATTATCAGTATTTAGATGGCAGTACCCCCGCTCCAGAACGGAAAAAACGGGTGGATGCTTTCCAAGCTGGGTCAGGAGATGTGTTTTTGATTAGCCTGAAGGCGGGTGGTACTGGTCTCAATCTTACTGCCGCTGATTACGTCATCCACATGGACCCCTGGTGGAATCCCGCTGTAGAAGACCAAGCTTCAGACCGTGCCCACCGTATCGGGCAACAACGCCCAGTGACTATCTATCGTTTAGTAGCGAAAGATACTATTGAAGATAAGATTGTGGACTTGCATCAGCACAAGCGAGACTTGGCAGACAGTCTGCTCGAAGGTACTGATATTAGTGGCAAGATATCGACAGAGGCGTTACTAGAGTTGATTGGGGTATAG
- a CDS encoding DUF563 domain-containing protein has translation MGSVPYTLRYNVTPHLNENRYIQTEQINLKNHTFMEILDRITPQIHRVIKRNRKLRDLALPIWQLLQKVTLWWHSLLNPNKFIPPPTSICESLNDWVNTYSTQNQKKLPEYKVIYPQHTITRLLPKTIDENVHWQYQRNLQYQLPDAFVATIPDGRVWNDGYIITPDNILLKEFTTKYSFDSIKTSLPSLDKLPPLHKLSGSLAVLSCDYGTGYYHWMFEVIPRLALLEKAGFKIQDIDYFLVNQHASRFQIDTLKDLGIQRHKIIESCWYPHIQAEQIIAPSLVGVPVQVPGWACDFLRHNFIDNKVAKNRQPLRIYLNRSQVVHRKVENEGEIIEFLSRFGFCNIATENLSIWEQAELLSSAEIVIAPHGAGLTNLVFCKPGTKVIELLSPKGVSTLFWALGNHVGLDYYYLLGEGEGLPEETYYHVLSENISINLHSLDKLLQLAGIK, from the coding sequence ATGGGCAGTGTTCCCTACACCTTGCGATATAATGTTACACCTCATCTGAATGAGAACCGCTATATACAAACCGAACAAATCAATTTAAAGAATCATACATTTATGGAAATTTTAGATAGAATTACCCCTCAAATTCATAGGGTAATTAAGCGAAATCGAAAACTTAGAGATTTAGCATTACCAATTTGGCAACTTTTACAAAAAGTTACGTTGTGGTGGCATTCTTTATTAAACCCTAACAAATTTATACCTCCACCAACAAGCATATGTGAATCACTCAACGATTGGGTAAACACCTACTCAACACAGAATCAAAAAAAGTTGCCCGAATATAAAGTGATTTATCCCCAACATACAATCACCAGACTGTTACCAAAAACTATCGATGAAAATGTACATTGGCAATATCAGCGTAATCTACAATATCAATTACCAGATGCATTTGTTGCGACCATTCCCGATGGAAGAGTATGGAATGATGGTTACATCATCACACCAGACAACATATTACTGAAAGAATTTACAACAAAATATAGTTTTGATAGCATCAAAACATCCTTACCCTCTTTAGATAAATTACCACCTCTTCATAAATTATCTGGTTCTTTAGCTGTTCTTTCATGTGACTATGGTACAGGTTACTATCACTGGATGTTTGAAGTCATACCCCGACTAGCATTATTAGAAAAAGCTGGCTTTAAAATTCAAGATATTGATTATTTTTTAGTTAATCAACATGCATCTAGATTTCAAATTGATACATTAAAAGACCTAGGAATTCAACGCCATAAAATTATTGAAAGCTGTTGGTATCCCCATATTCAAGCTGAACAAATCATTGCTCCATCTTTAGTGGGAGTACCTGTACAGGTTCCAGGATGGGCTTGTGATTTTTTAAGGCATAATTTTATCGATAATAAAGTTGCCAAAAATCGGCAGCCATTACGGATTTATTTAAATCGTTCCCAGGTAGTTCACCGGAAAGTAGAAAATGAAGGAGAAATCATAGAATTTTTGAGCCGTTTTGGATTTTGTAATATTGCCACAGAAAATTTATCAATTTGGGAACAGGCTGAATTATTATCATCGGCAGAAATAGTAATTGCGCCTCATGGTGCTGGACTCACTAACCTAGTCTTCTGTAAACCGGGAACTAAAGTTATTGAACTATTATCACCTAAAGGTGTGAGTACCCTATTTTGGGCTTTAGGTAATCATGTGGGGTTAGATTATTACTATTTGTTGGGTGAAGGAGAAGGGTTACCTGAAGAAACTTATTATCATGTATTAAGTGAAAATATTTCGATTAATCTTCACTCTCTAGATAAATTACTCCAATTAGCTGGAATTAAATAA
- a CDS encoding glycosyltransferase, with amino-acid sequence MHILQVHNTYKIRGGEEETCAAEVKLLQDMGHKVAIYGDHNDRIATINPASLALNTIWSSKNYTKVKQILQRQPYDVVHIHNFFPLISPSVYYAAKDAGVRVVQTLHNYRFLCPNGLFFRDGQVCEDCLGKFVPLSGVQHGCYREDKAATAGVAAMLILHRLLNTWKNQVDCYISMTEFGRQKFIEGGFPAEKIVVKPHFVAPDPGVGSGSGGYALYVGRLSVEKGLDTLLAAWEQLGGKIPLKIIGDGQLSDRVKEAVAKMPGVEWLGRKPINEVYEMIGEAKVLILPSKWYETFGRVAIEAFAKGTPVIAANIGAIAELVDHQRTGLHFIPGDAQDLAQKMEWIISHPIQLAQMRQEARSEFENKYTAKKNYQQLIQIYAQVKN; translated from the coding sequence ATGCACATACTCCAAGTACACAACACCTATAAAATCCGGGGAGGTGAGGAGGAAACTTGTGCTGCAGAAGTAAAACTTTTGCAGGATATGGGACACAAGGTGGCAATATATGGAGATCATAATGACCGAATTGCCACCATCAACCCAGCTAGTTTGGCACTCAATACAATTTGGTCATCAAAAAATTATACCAAGGTCAAGCAGATATTGCAGCGTCAGCCCTATGATGTTGTGCATATCCATAATTTTTTCCCCTTGATTTCCCCCTCAGTTTATTATGCTGCCAAAGATGCTGGGGTGCGAGTGGTGCAGACATTACATAATTATCGTTTCCTCTGCCCCAATGGCTTATTTTTTCGAGATGGGCAAGTTTGCGAGGACTGTTTGGGTAAATTTGTTCCCCTATCTGGTGTACAACATGGTTGTTACCGAGAAGACAAAGCAGCTACAGCAGGCGTAGCAGCTATGTTGATTTTACATCGCTTGTTAAACACCTGGAAAAATCAAGTTGATTGTTACATCTCCATGACAGAATTTGGGCGACAGAAGTTTATTGAGGGTGGATTTCCTGCAGAAAAAATTGTGGTGAAACCTCACTTTGTCGCCCCCGATCCTGGTGTTGGTTCAGGAAGCGGCGGGTATGCGCTATACGTGGGGAGACTCTCGGTGGAGAAAGGATTAGATACATTGCTTGCGGCTTGGGAACAACTGGGTGGAAAAATTCCCTTAAAAATTATTGGAGATGGACAATTAAGCGATCGCGTCAAAGAAGCAGTTGCAAAAATGCCTGGTGTCGAATGGTTGGGGCGTAAACCCATTAATGAAGTTTACGAAATGATTGGGGAAGCGAAGGTGCTAATTTTACCTTCCAAATGGTATGAAACCTTTGGCAGAGTGGCAATTGAGGCATTTGCCAAGGGAACACCAGTGATTGCTGCTAATATTGGGGCGATCGCTGAATTAGTTGATCACCAACGCACTGGGTTACATTTTATTCCGGGTGATGCCCAAGATTTAGCCCAAAAAATGGAGTGGATAATCTCTCATCCCATACAGCTTGCACAAATGCGCCAGGAAGCAAGAAGCGAGTTTGAAAATAAATATACTGCCAAAAAGAATTATCAACAACTTATACAAATTTATGCTCAGGTAAAAAATTAA